The Medicago truncatula cultivar Jemalong A17 chromosome 4, MtrunA17r5.0-ANR, whole genome shotgun sequence genome includes a region encoding these proteins:
- the LOC11418284 gene encoding LOW QUALITY PROTEIN: putative disease resistance protein RGA3 (The sequence of the model RefSeq protein was modified relative to this genomic sequence to represent the inferred CDS: inserted 3 bases in 2 codons; deleted 2 bases in 1 codon; substituted 2 bases at 2 genomic stop codons) yields the protein MAESLLFGVAESFISKLASVAVNEASLAGLGVYDDLXEIKNIVSLVKAVLLDAEQKQWQNNELREWLKQINRVFYDAEDVIDDFECEALRKHVINTSGSIRRKVKCFFSNSNPLVYRFQMAHQIKHIKERFDKFAADRLKFGLQINDSDNRVVKRRELTHSYVIDSDVIGRKHDKQKIINLLLQDSGDSNSLSVIPIVGIGGLGKTTLAKVVFNDKSLDETFPLKMWVCVSDDFELENLLVKILNSASVSGSALGPNPIHQENYTNLDLNQLQNHLRNVIPGKKFLLVLDDVWNEDRVKWVELKNLIQVGAEGSKLHSIAKMMGINTSYILELEGLFREDSLSVFVKWAFEEGEEKNYPKLMEIGKEIVQKCGGLPLALRTLGSSLFLKDDIEEWKFNRDSEIWDLPQKDDDILSAIKXSYDQLPSYLKQCFACFSLFEKYFPFINFDVSVLWVAFGFLPPPNMGKTLEDISIQFLYDLQSRSFIQDFVDFGGGFCGFKLHDLVHDLSLYVARDEFQLLKFHDENIFENVLHLSFIKNDLLGLTRVPTGLRTMLFPKGANNEAFLKTLASRFKFLRVLRLAHSKYESFPRSIXKLKHLRYLNLENNKELKSLPNSVCKLQNLHTLXLDGCIKLQTLPNGIGNLISLRQLYITTHQSTFPDKEIAKLSSLECLSVVSCDNLEALFLEGIHTTF from the exons atGGCGGAATCACTACTCTTCGGAGTTGCAGAGTCATTCATTAGTAAGCTTGCTTCTGTTGCTGTCAATGAAGCTTCTCTAGCG GGGCTGGGTGTCTATGACGatctttaagaaataaaaaacattgtCTCACTCGTCAAAGCCGTGTTATTAGATGCTGAACAAAAGCAATGGCAGAACAATGAGCTACGTGAATGGCTGAAACAGATTAACCGTGTTTTCTACGATGCCGAAGATGTTATAGATGATTTCGAATGTGAGGCCTTGCGAAAGCACGTCATCAACACTTCTGGTAGCATCAGAAGGAAGGTAAAATGTTTCTTCTCAAATTCTAATCCTCTTGTTTATCGCTTTCAAATGGcacatcaaatcaaacatatcAAAGAAAGATTTGATAAGTTTGCTGCTGATAGGCTTAAGTTTGGCCTTCAAATCAATGATAGTGATAATCGTGTTGTAAAAAGGCGCGAATTGACACATTCATATGTGATTGATTCTGATGTGATAGGAAGAAAACAtgataaacaaaaaatcattaatcTGTTATTGCAAGATAGTGGTGATAGTAATAGTCTCTCTGTTATTCCTATTGTTGGAATTGGAGGATTAGGAAAAACTACACTTGCAAAGGTCGTGTTTAATGATAAGAGTTTAGATGAGACTTTTCCATTGAAGATGTGGGTGTGTGTCTCTGATGATTTTGAACTTGAGAATCTGCTTGTTAAAATCCTCAATTCAGCTAGTGTTAGTGGTTCTGCTCTTGGTCCTAACCCAATTCACCAAGAGAACTATACAAACCTTGATTTGAATCAGCTACAAAATCATCTGAGAAATGTGATTCCTGGTAAAAAGTTCTTACTCGTCTTGGACGATGTATGGAATGAGGATCGTGTCAAATGGGTTGAGTTGAAGAATTTAATACAAGTAGGTGCTGAAGGAAGTAAACTCCACTCAATTGCCAAAATGATGGGCATCAACACATCATACATTTTGGAATTGGAGGGTCTTTTTAGAGAGGATTCCTTGTCTGTATTTGTCAAATGGGCTTttgaagagggagaagagaagaactaTCCAAAATTGATGGAGATTGGGAAAGAAATTGTACAAAAATGTGGAGGGCTTCCTTTGGCCCTAAGAACATTGGGGAGTTCTCTATTCTTAAAAGATGATATAGAAGAGTGGAAGTTTAACAGGGACAGTGAAATTTGGGATTTACCACAAAAAGATGACGACATTTTGTCTGCTATCAA AAGTTATGATCAGTTACCTTCTTATTTAAAACAATGTTTTGCTTGCTTCTCTCTCTTTGAAAAGTACTTtccatttattaattttgatgttAGTGTGCTATGGGTGGCATTTGGTTTTCTTCCACCACCAAACATGGGTAAAACCTTGGAAGATATTAGCATTCAGTTTCTGTACGACCTTCAGTCTAGATCATTTATTCAAGATTTTGTAGACTTTGGTGGTGGTTTTTGTGGATTTAAATTGCATGATTTAGTGCATGATCTCTCATTGTATGTTGCAAGAGATGAGTTTCAATTGTTGAAATTTCATGATGAAAATATATTCGAGAATGTCCTTCATTTgtcatttattaaaaatgatttgcTTGGCCTAACACGAGTTCCTACAGGTCTGAGAACCATGCTATTTCCCAAGGGAGCTAACAATGAAGCTTTCTTGAAAACATTGGCGTCAAGGTTCAAATTCTTGCGTGTTTTACGGTTAGCTCATTCTAAATATGAGAGTTTTCCCCGCtctatttgaaaattaaaacatttaagATATCTCAATCTTGAGAATAATAAAGAATTGAAGAGCCTCCCTAATTCAGTGTGCAAACTCCAGAATCTGCATACTT ATCTCGATGGTTGCATAAAGCTTCAAACATTACCCAATGGAATAGGAAATTTGATCAGCCTTCGGCAGCTCTATATAACTACACATCAATCTACTTTCCCAGACAAAGAGATTGCAAAGTTGTCATCTTTAGAATGTTTATCCGTCGTATCTTGTGACAATCTAGAGGCTTTGTTTCTTGAAGGAATACATACAACTTTCTAA
- the LOC11422867 gene encoding pentatricopeptide repeat-containing protein At4g22760, producing MHIQVRNLILRKQDCTKKNRKQMVATKLTTLMKKCSTVKHAKQIHAQIITNNLTHLEPIFIHRILLCDITNYKTISNYILSILHHLRNPDSFSWGCVIRFFSQKGQFVEAVSLYVQMRRIGLCPSSHAVSSILKSCARVEDDLCGLLIHGHVHKFGFDACVYVQTALLDLYCKIGDVVTARKVFDEMPDKNVVSWNSLLSGYIKGGNLDEGQRFFDEIPLKDVISWNCMVSGYAKAGKMDRACYLFQQMPERNFASWNTMITGYVDCGSIVEARELFDAMPRRNSVSLITMIAGYSKSGDVHSARELFDQMDDKDLLSYNAMIACYAQSSKPKEALDLFNVMLKPDSSLHPDKMTLASVISACSQLGNLEHWRWIESQINNFGIVLDDHLATALIDLYAKCGSIDKAYELFHGLRKRDVVAYSAMIYGCGINGRASDAVELFERMAGECIIPNLVTYTGILTAYNHAGLAEEGYRCFISMKDNGIVPSVDHYGIMVDLLGRAGWLDEAYKLIMKMPMQPNVGVWGALLLACRLHDNLKLGEIAVQHCIKLESETAGYYSLLSGIYATVGKWNDAKKLTTGVEGKKIIKIPGCSWTQLV from the coding sequence ATGCACATTCAAGTTCGAAACttgattttaagaaaacaagattgtaccaaaaaaaacagGAAACAAATGGTAGCTACGAAGTTAACAACGTTGATGAAAAAGTGTTCAACTGTGAAACATGCAAAACAAATCCATGCACAAATCATAACCAATAACCTTACCCATCTCGAACCTATCTTCATTCATCGTATTCTTCTCTGTGATATCACCAACTACAAAACTATATCAAACTACATCCTCTCAATTCTTCACCATCTTCGCAATCCAGATTCCTTCTCATGGGGTTGTGTCATTCGATTCTTCTCTCAAAAGGGTCAATTTGTTGAAGCTGTTTCTCTCTATGTTCAAATGAGGAGGATTGGGTTGTGTCCAAGTTCACATGCTGTATCCTCTATTCTCAAGTCATGTGCTCGGGTTGAGGATGATTTGTGTGGTTTATTGATTCATGGGCATGTTCATAAATTTGGATTTGATGCTTGTGTTTATGTACAAACGGCGCTGCTTGATTTGTACTGTAAAATTGGTGATGTGGTGACTGCACgtaaggtgtttgatgaaatgcctgACAAAAATGTTGTTTCTTGGAATTCTCTGTTAAGTGGGTATATAAAAGGTGGTAACTTGGATGAGGGTCAACGTTTTTTTGATGAGATTCCATTGAAAGATGTTATATCTTGGAACTGTATGGTTTCGGGATATGCTAAAGCAGGGAAAATGGATCGGGCTTGttatttgtttcaacaaatgCCGGAGAGAAATTTTGCCTCTTGGAACACAATGATTACTGGTTATGTTGACTGTGGAAGCATTGTGGAAGCAAGAGAATTATTTGATGCAATGCCAAGGAGAAATAGTGTCTCTTTGATAACTATGATTGCCGGGTATTCGAAGAGTGGGGATGTTCATTCTGCTCGCGAGCTCTTTGACCAGATGGATGATAAAGATTTGCTCTCGTATAATGCTATGATAGCTTGTTATGCTCAAAGCAGCAAACCAAAAGAAGCCCTTGACCTATTTAATGTCATGCTTAAACCAGACAGCTCTTTACATCCGGACAAGATGACTTTGGCTAGTGTTATATCAGCTTGTTCACAATTGGGAAATCTAGAACATTGGCGCTGGATTGAGTCGCAAATTAACAACTTTGGAATTGTATTGGACGATCATTTGGCCACTGCGTTAATTGACTTGTATGCAAAGTGTGGGAGCATTGACAAGGCATATGAACTATTCCATGGCCTGAGAAAGAGGGATGTGGTTGCATATTCTGCAATGATCTATGGTTGTGGAATAAATGGAAGGGCATCAGATGCAGTCGAGTTATTTGAACGGATGGCTGGAGAGTGTATCATCCCTAATTTGGTTACCTACACTGGAATTCTAACTGCTTACAATCATGCTGGATTGGCTGAAGAAGGTTATCGATGCTTTATATCCATGAAGGACAATGGCATTGTGCCTTCAGTTGATCATTATGGAATCATGGTTGATCTTTTGGGGAGGGCTGGATGGCTGGATGAAGCATATAAGCTTATAATGAAAATGCCAATGCAACCAAATGTTGGTGTCTGGGGAGCTCTACTTCTCGCCTGCAGATTACATGACAATTTGAAGCTCGGGGAAATAGCTGTCCAGCATTGCATTAAGCTGGAGAGTGAAACTGCTGGTTACTATTCTCTTCTTTCTGGTATATATGCTACTGTTGGAAAATGGAACGATGCCAAGAAGTTGACGACGGGTGTGGAAGGAAAGAAAATTATCAAGATACCTGGATGTAGTTGGACACAACTTGTGTGA